The genome window atgtcgaacaCTCTAACTAGtaagctgcatatgaagcagcgtcttcATGCTCATCGTTTGAAGGAAGGTGAGTCTGTGCATGAACACTTGatagtgtttaaagaaattctctcaaatttggaggccatggaggttcagtatgataaggaagatctagggttgattctactttgttcgttgcccccgtctttttcaacctttagagatacaattttatatagccgtgagtctctcacaattgatgaggtttatgattctttaacctcatatgataagatgaagcaccTTGTGGTTAAAACTGACTCTTAAGGAGAGGGTTtcattgttcgtgggagacaagatcagaatactgatgatgatcgtggaaggacacaagAATGAAATCCTCGCGATAAATCTAAAGGTAGATCGAAGttttcaaacagaggtaaaacttgtaacttctgctaGAAGAAatgacacattaaatctgagtgctataagatacagaacaagatcaaaagggaagttgcgaatcaaaatggaaaacaaccagaaaattctggtaaggctgatgttgtagaagactacaacaatggtgaacttctagtcgcttctgtcaataattttaaagtaagcGATGAGTGAATCCTTGATTCGGGTTACACCTttcacatgagtcccaatcgagattggtttacaacttacgaaatagtGTCTAAATGTggtgttttgatgggaaataatgcttcatatAGAATTataggtgttggaacaattaaagttaagatgtttgatggagttgtcagaacacttagtgacgtacgacatgttccagaattgaagagaaatttaatttcgttgagtactcttgatttaaaagggtacaaatacatagctgaaagtggggttttgaatatttccaaaggttcccttgttgtgatgaaagggtagagaaagactgccaagttatatgttttgcaaggttctactgttactggtgatgtagCTATcgcatcctcttccttgtcagatgatgatattactaaaatttggcatatgcgtctagggcatatgagtgagaatgacatgtcaaaattgagcaaaagatgacttcttgatgggcaaggattttgcaaactgaagttttGTGAGCATTGCAttttttggaagaaaaagagagttcgattcaccagaggaatccataacacaaaGGGAATGTTAGAGTATATTAATTCTGATCTGTGGGGGTCATCCaaagtgccttcgagaggtagagctaattatatgctaacttttattgatgatttttccagaaaagtgtggGTATTCTTCCTGAAGTaaaaaagtgatgtgtttttcgcatttaagtcttggaaaaccaatattgaaaaacagacgggaaaacaaataaaatacctccgtACAGACAATGGCTTggagttctgttctgatgagtttaataaactgtgcaagtcagaagagattgtgagacacttgacagttcgtcatactccatagcaaaacggcgttgcaaaataaatgaatagaacgatcatggagaaggttcgatgtatgttgtcaaatgccaacttaccaaagtcattttgggctgaAACAACCTCTActacatgttttttgatcaatcgatctccatccgttgccattgagaaaaagactccataAGAgatatggtctggtaatcctgctgactattctgatttaaagatctttggttgtcctgcgtatgctcatgttaataatggaaaattggaaccgagatctattaaatgtgtttttcttgattATAAAGCTGATGTAAaatggtataagttatggtgtcctgaaaatataaaagttgtgattagtagagatgttgttttttatgaaactgctatgctacctaacttatctcttaaagactcttccaataaagaaaatcaaaagcaggtggaacatcagattaatccagaatctacaacagagtcgattACTggagccagtacaaaaattcaaaataaagttacttcttcaccacaatactctatcgccaaaaatagaactagaagagaaattaaacctccaaagaagtatgccaaagctgatctagttgcttatgctttaaatgtggctgaagatatagatgcaaaccaagagccatctaattattctgaggcggttagttgtaaagactcagaaaagtggatatttgctatgcaagaggagatggaatcactacacaaaaataaaacatgtgattttgtgaaactttctaaaggtaaaaaggttgttctttgtaaatgggtgtttaagaagaaagaggggactccaagagttgaagaacccaaatataaagtaaggcttgttgcaaaaggttacagtcaaattccaggagtggacttcacagatgtgttctccccagttgtgaacCATAGTTCGATttgagctttgcttggtattgtggccatgcatgatttagagcttaagcagttagatgtaaaaaccatatttttgcatggagaacttgaggaggatatttacatgcagcAGCCAGAGGGTTTTAtagtctcagaaaaagaggactatgtttacttgctgaaaaagtccatTTActgtttgaaacagtcaccaagacagtggtacaagaggtttgattcctttatgacttctcatgattttaaaagaagtagctttgacagttgtgtttactttaagaaaaacagtgatggttcttttgtgtatctactcctttatgttgatgacatgttgatagaagcaaaagataaaggagagataagaaaggtcaaagtcCAACTaagtaaagaatttgagatgaaagatttgggaccaacaaagaagatacttggtatggggattctcagagatagaaaagcaagtaaattgtacttaagtcagaaggggtacattgagaaagttctttacagattcaatatgcagaatgctaagcctattaatactcctttagcagcccatttcagactttcatcggctttgtctccacaatcagatgatgagattgaatacacgtcacatgttccatactctagtgcagtgggatctctcatgtatgctatggtttgttcacgcctagatttatcatatgcagttagtgcagttagcagatacatggtcaatcccggtaaagaacattggaaagtagtttagtgggttttaagatacttacgaggtattATCGAtatttgcttacagtttggaagaactagagatggagtcattgggtatgttgatgctgattttccTGGAGACCtagatagaagaagatctctcacaggttatgtctttacaatcggaggttgtgcaatcagttggaaaaccactttgcaaactacaatcgctttgtctaccactgaagctgagtacatggcgattactgaggcttgtaaataagctatttggttgaagggactctttagtgaactcaatgaagaccttcaaatcaatacagtattttgtgacagtcagagtgccatcttccttacaaaagatcaaatgtttcatgagagaacaaaagacattgatgttcggtatcattttgttcgtgatattattgctcgtggtgatattgttgtgagcaaaattagtactcatgaaaatcctgcagatatgatgactaagtcacttcctataaccaagtttaaGCATTGCTTAGAcctggttggtgttcattgttgaagtcaaacccttaaggggttttatggaagaggtggagaacttgttcgttgagagttcgcgatgaagaacttgttcattaagaattcgtgtcaaggtggagattgttagaattaagtgacccgaatccttatttaaatcaaatacagtggtaaaataaaataaaagtaaaatccctatagaattatacttattttattttatttttagaataaggttttttaaaccttattaaactccatctatttgatattgattagaataaggtgtttcaatcttactacactcatattagaatatggttttacaagcctataaatagatatagtctactcctcttataatcattcgaattcgacatagtaaattttcttctcatctgcccgtggtttttccccgaaagggtttccacgtaaaatctgtgtgttctttatttttatttctttttttttgtgatatattgtcattaccgacattctatttttacaaatttatattgctaaattatatatttgactTGTATATGCATTACCTTCAAATCACGTTAGCACCATTGAGCTTTTTTGCTCAACGTGCGGATTTGCTTATTTCCATGAGCAAGTAACATTTAGGTCTAGAGGATACAAGAAGTTCAATAGCATTCAGGACTCACTTTTCTGTTCAGCCAAGTTTATATAGCTTTTTATATGTCTTGTTTaagttggcatgtacctagtgTCATAACTCAGTTTTGGAGtccattttgatgttttggtatcTTCTACGCTAAGGTCTTGTAATTGAGGtgtgattatatgtttataatggTGTATGAAAATGACATTCTATAGATAAGTTGTTATACATGAACTTGATGCAATGTTTATGCCATGATTCAAGTGTTGCTTGCGTGCTATGTAACAACCTGAAAACCTCCTTAGTCGTAAACaatatttgataaattcttGGTAAAATAAGGTGTAAGTAAAGGCCGTGGGATACCAAAGGAAGTTGAAGAAGTAAGACATAACGTATTAATTTATGgtagtgactaaattgtaaaaatgtgaaagtgTTATAGTCttagtgtaaatatttaaaatttatggggTCAAAACATAGATAtggaaaagttgaaggaccaaatgTGCAAATACCTCAAATGATGAAAGGACTAAAGggtaaataaattgataaatgggGACCATATtgggaaacaaaaaaaataggaactaaattgaaattttaccaaaagtGAGTAATGGCACAAAAGTGAACATTAAGATATTACAAGGGCAAAATGGTTATATCCCAATCAAGATAATTATCATGATAATAATGGATGAATATTAGGTATTGAAATATAATTGGcgagatattttattatcttattattttattataagatattttaatattttaattaattaaattaaaggagATATTTGTCATAAAATCGCACTATTCCATCTTagtttcttgaaatttttcaaaggcaTCTAAGAGGAAAAATGAAGTAGAGAACCTAGAAGGTTTGTCTATCATCTTAGAACCAAGAAATGAGAAATTAGAAGTGATGAAAGTTGAAAAGATAGGAATGGAAGTGAGAAAGGAATAAAAGGGAAGTAAAGAAAAGAAGTTCATGTTAGAAAGAGGTATgtgttcattttaatttcattgataTTTCAAGGTATTAAGTTAAAGTATGTAATAAATTGAGTGTTTGATATGTGAAATGAATTAAGTAATAGTGATGGaaagtattttataaattgtgagtcatagataataatataatttgtgTTATGAGAAGTTATGATAAAACTATACGTTAATGATATGTGAtctttaaggactaaattgaataataatctAAAGTTTGATGTTATACATAATCAAGTGATATTGTATAACAATTTAATAGTTGATAAGTAAACTAAGTGTTAAATGTTGATATGGGTGATCCGAAtgataataagtaaaattttcacTACAACAATTTTGGATAGCAACAATAgttcaactttgaaaattcaccaaaattgtagaagatgagttaaatgatgaaccggtatgaaattaaattttaatgaatctAGTTTTGTACTGAAGAAACAATTTAAGCATTGAGATTATATTGAATGAGATATATgcattttagtgagacaaggtcgATGAATTTTTGGATCCCTGTTCTAACttagaaaaatcattaaaattgtaaaaaaatatttatgagatgaactttataattataaaaatcttaatgagtctaatTTCAAGGGGAAAAACGACAATGTTATAAGAATTCTGTACagaaagataaataatatttagtgGAGAAGGGTCAGAGATGCCTAGCAATAGaacaaaagaatatttaaagaaaaactgATATTAATCTACTTCGAACtaaattctgaaatttcattgagtttagtttcaaaaacaacaaACGGATCTTAGTTTCGACTTCTATAGgccaagataaaaataatttagtgactgctaCTGAAGTAGACAATCTTGTTAAGAGTACACATGTAATTGgtgaaagaataattaatattatatataggCATGCTATACTAAAAGCCAAAGATTCTCAcgtatatacatgtacatataggatgtggaatggagagcaagaggaggaaaataatagaataattgTAATGCTAAAAAGTTGTTGTAAGTGATGAAATTGCTATTATATAAGAGAAGTTTAAATGAAATTGTTGAGTCATTAAGTGAGTAATTGTTATATGATGAATTAATGAAGtattagttgataaattaaagtattatctagatttaaattaattcGTACATGTGTGGGGTTATGTTGTTTGATCTTAAcacgaaaataaaaaagttttgacTTAATTAGAAAAAGAGGACCCAAGGTCGCGACACTGGCTACAAGATGTCGCGACATGAATAATAAGAGAACCTAGTGTAGCAACACTGGCCTCGTTTTCCTCTACCTTGTTCTCTTTTATCTAAAAGAGTCCCGTATGAACCCCGAATGCAATCAAACTTTAGAGAAAGCCTAGAAATGGTTTATAAAAccttaaatgatttttaaaaaggtcTAAAAGATGAGAAGaacttgaataataaattttgttcttgAATAAAGCATTTATCCTGAAATGTAGCATTTTTTGCTCGAGTTTAGGTATGAGCTCGGGTAAGGGGTTTTACATGCTAagttagtgaatttgatgtttaaaattgataatgttgTGATCATGTTAATAGCcatatgtttgaatgtgtttaaatATGCTTAAATGATGTTTAGAACATGCTTTTAGTGTCCCataatgtttggaaatgaaatTGTAATGTTTTGAATCAAACTAGGTGTGTTTTAAGGTCTTTTTGGGTCCTAACAAACTTGTTCGAGTATAAGTGATTAGAAATATCAGAACAAGTAAATCAGTAGCAAAGAATGAACAATACTAGCTAGATGTATCTACACAACTAGGTCAGACAAGAGTACTTCCCctgttttaagttattttgatTCTCGAAGACCCGAACTTAGTTGCAATCATCTTCAGAGACCTATAACtcagtttaaaaatatttctatagAATTACTATTATACTAATTAAAGCTTAATCCACACCTAAGCCTTCTATGTTCTAAACATTGTAATTTGaccaatttttcctttttgaaaatACTCAAAGGTGGAAAGGTGAAGCAAATTGAGTGGGAGACTCACTCTTGTATGGTGCCTGCACCCTAAAATACTAATTTTGAGCTTTCCACAATCAAAGTCAATCCAAAGATGTTCGGAGCTCAAGCTTCCACTTCTGCCTTCGGCACTCCTTCTTCCACCCCTGCCTTTGGCACTCCTTCTTCCACCCCGGCCTTTGGAACTACTCCTTCCACTCCGGCTTTTGGGGCTCCTTCTTCCACACCGGCATTTGGCACTCCGTCTTCGACACCGGCGTTTGTCACTCCTTCTTCGACACCGGCCTTTGGCACTCCGTCTTCGACACCTGCGTTTGGGGCTCCGTCTTCGACACCGGCGTTTGGAACTCCGTCCTCGACACCGGCTTTTGGAACTCCATCAACGCCGTCTTTCGCTACGGGCTTTGGCGGCTCCTCTCTTTTCTCCACCCCATTCTCTTCTCAAACGCAACAGCAGCAACAGACTTCATTGTTTCAGCAACCACAGCCATCCATCGCGGCACCCTCTAGTGGTTTCGGATTCCAGACTTCGTTATCCGCCACTCCTTTCCCCAATGCTCAATTGACAACTCAAATGGCTCCCGTGGCCCCTCTCCCCTTCTCTCTCGCCGATCGTGACATTCAAGTAATTCTCTCCTTTTAAAGtgttaaaccctaaccctaggtcGCAGTTATTTGATTCTCGATTTTTTCTGTTCGATTGTTAGGCGATTGTGGATGCTTACAAAGAGGAGGCTGGGAACCCTAAGTATGCTTTCAAGGTCTGTTTTCTCCCAATGCTGAATTCTACTATTAATTGCTTTTTTATTCAAACCAAGAGGAAGAACAATTGTAGATATGCTATCCTGAAGCTACATTGTTTCTGTTTCTTGTTGTTATCTAATTACGAGAAATGCAATATCTGCAATAAtctattttgatgatttttttattcgatCCATGCAACTGATGAAAAAGACCCGAAATCAGGTTTTAGATGCTTTGCGTGTTTtgatatttaagttaattttttatgcaGCATTTGTTGTTTAGTGTAATTGAACCACAGTTCAGGGGAAAGGCAGCTGGTGTATCAGATGTAAGTTTTCCAGCATTTACTTTTGTAATTTCTTACTACTACTCTCTTCCTTTTTATTGAGTTCATGGAATTCTACTTTTACTAAGGTTGAATGATAGTTTACCTTTGTAGATAATGTGGGCAGAAGCTATGGCGAAACTGGAGGGTATGGAGAGTTCTGATCGGGAAAGACTCTGGCCTCAGCTTGTTCAGGGTTTTAAGGATCTTTCACAGCGGTTGAAGGTAATTATTGCTTATATTTGAGGTGTGAAGACAGAGTTTTCttccttgtttctttttttttttattgtctgGAAAATCTTCATAACCATTCTATGGGTATTTATAAGATTTTGATATTGGTAACTGAATGATGCCTATTTTAGAAGGACTTGGTCTTGTCCTGATCTAATTGATTAAAGGGAAGAATCTCATGTGCCATTTTGTGTTTCTGTTTTCAAAATGATGGAAATTTGTTTGTCAGTACATCTGGCTGTTAGAAATGGCATGAAACCTTGAAAAATTCTtgatgagaataaaataaagaagatttTTATGCAAGGCAATTGAAATAGGAGAGCTTTTATTAATCTGGCAGGATAGTGTAGTTAGTATGTTGTTAGTTTTGTTGCAAGTTATTGGAAGGAACGGCGATGAATGTGGTCAAATGTACACATAAATTTTGCACTTCTGAAGATCTATGGGTATGGAAGTGTACAAAAAGACTTGGTCTTTCCAGTGAttatgcttttttatttttgagagtTCTAATTTGGTTGAACTGTTCGACTTTTTTGTTTGCCGATTATTGGCAGCTACAAGATGAAGTCATTGTTTCAGATGCTGAGAGGTTGCGAATGACCCAGAGCAATGTGAAAATGGTATTGTATTATCTGTTAGTTTCCATGCATTACTGTTCGGAGTGTTTTTTTAACATTCTATTTCTTTTGGCAGCTTCAGAGGCATTTTCAAGCTGAAACTCTTCCATGGATCCAGAGAATGAGACAAAAGGAGCAAAGCCTCCAAAGACGGCTCTTAAAGGTTAGAcaaattttgattggtttttttaGCATCTACTAGAAATGATTGACCTGAACCTAGGAGTTGATCAGAAGCTGAATTTTGTTGAGCTGAAGTGGATTCTTCATTTTTCCTTGATGCTATGCCCTCCCCGTACTCCCAAAATTAGTCTAAATAAATAGtgaggaaaaaggaaaaggaaatctGCTTGATTAAACACTAGTAATTACAACTGCCTTAGGAGTGCGGTCAGGCTGGATACAGAGTAAAATGTTGTATATAGTGGGATTTTTTATGGTTTACTCAGTAATTTATGCATCTTTTGGTGTTCTTACACTGAATTTTATTGTTCCATGGTGGCCATAAAGATGATGAGAATACTGGAAGCATTAGAAGGTAAGGGTTGCCGTGTGCCTTTAATGAAAGGGGAAGTTGAATTGGCTGAGAAGTTGGCTGCAATAACTAGACAGGCTAGTCTTCCTATCTTCTGATCCACTACTTTTGCATTTCCTATACTATCATCGAGATATTTTACTGACAAAGCAGATGCAATAACAGTTGAAAGGATCTGGAGCCGAACTTTCTAGGAGGGTTCAAAACCTGCTAATCGTATCTCGTGTTCAAGCAAATGCTATTGGTGCTGGAGGTTCTCTTTATCTTCCAGGATCAACTAAAATACATGAGCAGAGTCTTGCCGATATGCAGGAGGTATGACTGAGTAATTTAAGCTTTTCTGTACTTTACATCTTGGGGAAGTAAAGGCTACTACAAATGCATTCAcgacatattattttaaagaatagtCACCTGTCATTTCcatcaatattttcttttgcaatGATAATTAGATTCCGCTAACAACAACAATGCATCTTCAACTACTTTTACGGGCTCTGCTGTTTTATGTCCAAGATATTTGCTTGTTGCCATCCTTTAATTCAAATCCTTATTTATGACTTGAATATGAATGATCTATTTGAGGGGAATAGGTATTACAACAGCAAACAGAGGCCATTGCAAGGCTTGGCAACGTTTTGAAGCGAGATATCAGGGATATGGAGATAATAATGGCTGAAGACACGGATATGACGGAAAATGTGAATTAGACGGCAGATCCCTCTGGTAattctttgaaataattttattttattttgaagttatgtaTGTGGATTGGGTGGGAATTTAAAGTTGTCGTTTTAGACGGTTCTCACCAATGCTAAGTGAAGCTATGATCATTAGAGAGTTAGGTGATTATCCTATTGGTATCGGCTGGGCAACCTGAGGCCTACAACCCGAACCTGCCTCAAGGCCAAActagatttaaaatatcaaagttTTAAAGCTTGGCCTAGCCTAGAGTTATTATTTCATTCGACAGTTTTATTTGagaaattatttaagtttaaatcttAAAACAAGACATACTTTAGGTCGCATGgtaaaaataagggtaaaacATGGAagatactaaaaaaaaaaaaagtagaacaTGTTAGGGTTTCGATTTCCAGTGTAAattatttgacaaattttataaatttattggatGGGGTGaatctaaaataaattgatcGGATTCGGTGAACAtagaaccttttttttttttttatacctTTCAAATATAGACGTTGaatctaatataaattcatttGAATTGCAAATAAGTTATGAGATTGATGTGGAAAATGAAAAGGGAGCATTTcggaaataaatttatacaattaagtTATGCTTGAATCTTAGAATCATGGCTGAAAACAAAAACCCGTGGGCTGCCAAGTAGAAGTGAAGCAGAGGCTTAATTGTACAATGATTGATGGAAGTATGAAAGAGTAGCCTTTCTCGTGGCCTTGCTTTCTCACGAGCAGTCTTAACGAAATTCGTGGGAATAGGTTCTTAATGCTGGAGCTGAATCAATGTTTATTTAAAACTGTGTTTTTGTATTGCTTTCTTCAGGTCAAATCAACTTGATCGAACTGAACaactaaacaaacaaatatgatcaataaatggttttaaaagagttttaaataatttattaaacgAGTATAAACGAACTTGcgaattaataaaacaaatgaaattttagaGTTGACCAAGCTGTGCTTGGCTTTGGACTCACAAAGGCATGTGGTTCTAACGCTTTCCAAAAGAAGTTTTTATTGAGTAGTGGTGGAGTGGGGAAAATGGGCAAAGTGCCGGGGATGATAAACCTGACTGGGTTATTGAGAAGAAAAGAGATAGATTAGACCAGAGAAAGAGGAGGAAATTTCGATTAAATTCATCATATTAAATATGAGAGAAGAGAGCTTCTTTTGTAATTTCTAAAGAAGAGAGCTTCTTTAGCTGCTCATTGCTCCCCAAATCTGTTAATACTTGAAACAGTTAAAGACTTAATGCCATCCAAACTtcattttatggttaaaaaacatgtttatattaatataactGTTGTTAccatttaaaagtaaaattaaatgtcGACTTCCCCTGGTTGAGGTTCCTATGTTAGACATCTTCAAGTATCTGGATTTTAACTTTGATAATATTATCCTCTCCCCCATGTTGTAAATTGTTGAATCTAAAATGGCTTCTCTGTCATTTGAACTTTCTAACCTTCTATTCATATAACCTGGAGAGCTTCAACTCAAACTCtacttctttgttttcttttgttaacTAAATCAAATTTCCTTGAAGCAGCAGTGTGCAGCACTAGTTCTCAGAACGCCTTTTCTATTGAGAGGGAGAGGATAGCATTCCTTGATTTCAGAGATGGTCTAAAAGATCGCTCAGCCTGGCTTTCTTCTTGGGTTGGAAAGGATTGCTGTAAGTGGACGGGCGTAAGCTGCAGCAATACGACGGGCGACGttaaaaggaaattattttttacactGCTGGAGTTCTTACTAatcattacataatttaaataaataaagggaaaatatttattacactACTATTGGAGTTTTTAGACTCACAAGATTAAGGGATTGATAGGTGTCTTATAGGGgtatagtaaattatttttaaaaaaatatttaaaaaagaagacacatgtcaattttttaaattcgcttgtgaaataaaaaatacattgttAGCGTACTAAATACTAACccataaataaaatcatgttaaaatttttaaaatatgtagtattcttgatttttctaattaCAAATTTAGATTTTCCCAAAAATCTTTCAGATCGTACCATTTGagcctttttttttatgtttttcttggAGGTTTAGAGCAGGGATTTAAATTGCGGTCGCGGTCGCGGTCGCGTTTTTGGTCGTGTCGCGTTTATCGTGATCGCGGACATAACGGACGCTATTGCTGTCACTGTGGGTATCGCGgtcgtgaatttttttaaaattcgcacaacttattgtaaaacatagtaattataattataattatataaagtcacttttaatgatttttagagtgttttctaacacttatgaacctttattaatatgatatgagaacacaacttttataataattaattattcttaCATTTATTTACGAATTTTCTAAGAATGTTATATTAACtaataacaaagtaaaaaaaaaaagaaatattaaacatttatcatatttaataagtttgaaagttttatagataaaagaattgaaaattcaTACCTAAGAGATGTCTTCAATATTTCTTGACAGTTTTGAAGATGGTGAAGATATAAACATTCTATCTttgcaaaaggaaaaaggaatagATAAATGTATAGATACTCATTAATTATTCCTATTTCCTACCACTTATTCTCACTCTCATTCtactttcatatataatttaacatgcttcaattcttaattatctttt of Gossypium raimondii isolate GPD5lz chromosome 3, ASM2569854v1, whole genome shotgun sequence contains these proteins:
- the LOC105794520 gene encoding nuclear pore complex protein NUP54, which codes for MFGAQASTSAFGTPSSTPAFGTPSSTPAFGTTPSTPAFGAPSSTPAFGTPSSTPAFVTPSSTPAFGTPSSTPAFGAPSSTPAFGTPSSTPAFGTPSTPSFATGFGGSSLFSTPFSSQTQQQQQTSLFQQPQPSIAAPSSGFGFQTSLSATPFPNAQLTTQMAPVAPLPFSLADRDIQAIVDAYKEEAGNPKYAFKHLLFSVIEPQFRGKAAGVSDIMWAEAMAKLEGMESSDRERLWPQLVQGFKDLSQRLKLQDEVIVSDAERLRMTQSNVKMLQRHFQAETLPWIQRMRQKEQSLQRRLLKMMRILEALEGKGCRVPLMKGEVELAEKLAAITRQLKGSGAELSRRVQNLLIVSRVQANAIGAGGSLYLPGSTKIHEQSLADMQEVLQQQTEAIARLGNVLKRDIRDMEIIMAEDTDMTENVN